The Desulfovibrio fairfieldensis sequence TGATGCCCAGATTGGCGAGGCTGGCCAGGACGTCGCCGGAAAGAATGTCGTCCGCCGACTGGCGGCTCTTGAAGCCGGGCGGCGAGGAACTGAGCACGCTGGAGAAGCGGCTTTTGAACAACTGCACCCCGTAGTTGCCCTGCAACAGGCCGCCTTTCTGGTTGGTCAGGCCCGACGGACTATAGTTGTCCTTTTCAATATCATCGGGGTCGTTGGAAGTGACCTCCTTGTCCTCGTCATAGGAGGTATAGTCGCGGACGGTCAGCAGCACCGAGTTGACCGCGTCCAGAAAATTCTGGATGGACTGCTCCACCGAGGTAATGTCCGTGCTTATGCTGATGTGCGCATCGCCCGTATTCTGGATGCTGAAGACCACGCCCTCAATGACGTCGCTCACGCTGTTGGAAGCCGACTCCATTTCCATGGGCCAGTTGTCCACGGTATAGCGGGCGTTGGCCGACCGCTGGATGGTCCAGTTGTCCGACGTGGCTACCTGGCCCTGCAGGGCCGGTCCTTCGAGGTTCTGGACGTTCTTGAGCTGGAGGTAGACCGGCTTTCCGGCGGCAATCTCGTCCGGCGTGAGTTCCTTGCCGTCGGCGTCCGTATAGGCCACGCCCCAGTCGGCGGGCGCGGAGGCCATGGAATTGCCGTCCTTGTCCTTCCAGACAATACCCGTACCGTCTTTCAGTTTTGTCAGCACATCCTTCATGGTCTGGGGAGACGTCAGGGTCAGGGTGCCGGTTTCGCCGTTATTGGTGGTGACGGTGTAGACCAGATCCGGCGGCTCTTCCAGGTAGGTGCCCGTGCCGTCAGTGTAGAACAGAGAATTTCCGGCGGTATTCGTTTTGGGCACCTTGGTGCTGGCTTCAAACGTGGTCGTGAAACCGGCGGTTCCGCTGGCGCCGGTGGTCAGTTTGAAATCCTTCACGTCGTCCAGTTTCAGGACCCGGTTGCCGTCGGCGTCCGTTGTGAGCGTTCCGGGATAGGCGGCATTGATGGCGTCCAGCAACTGCTGGTTGGTCATGCCGCTTGTCAGCTGATCCACATAAACGACGCTGCCGTCCTTCTTGGTGATGGTGAAGACAAGTTCGGAGCCCGGAGGCGGCGGGGTTTCGTCGTCCTTGCCGTCAATGCGCTTGCCCAGCTTGCCCGCGGCAAAGGTCAGGGTGGCGGAGGCGGAGTCCAGCGTACCGCCCAACTCGTCCCGGACGCCCTTGGCGGGCGTGTGATTGCTCTGCAGCTTGCTGGCGTCGGTGAGGTCGGCGCACGCCACATTTGTGACACCGCTCAGGTTCACGCCCCAGGAGCCGGCGCTGTTCAGGCCGATGTCCACGCTGTCGCCGCTCTGGGTGGCCTGGGCCATCTGCACCAGCAGCTCCCGCTTGCTGGCCCCGGCCTTGATCTTGAATTCGCGCGTGCTGCCGTCTTCCATGGTCATGGTAAAGGTCAGGAGGTCATTGTCCCCCTTGCCCTCGGCCATGCCTCCGGCGGCATTCAATTTGTCGTCATTCAGACTGCCGCTGCCCACACCCACCCAGGTGGAGGGCGGCGTATAGGCTTCATCCGAACTCTTGCGGCGGCTGAAGGACTTGACGCCGTCCATAAGCAGGTTGCCGTCGGCGTCCAGCCGGGCATTGATGCCGCCGGCGGCGGCGTTGAGAGCCGTCACCAACTGGTCGGCGGTGGAGTTGCCCTTGACGGTCACGGATTTTTTGGCGCCGTTCCGCAACACCAGGTCATAGGTATATTCCGTGGGGTTGGTGAGGGACTGGCTGGTATCCAGGCTGCCGTTGGTCAGCCAGGTGGAGTTCGTGCCCGAGGCCCCCATCCCCTTCAGATTGTTGTTGTAGATGATCAGGTTGTTGTCCGCGCCGGTATCCTTGCCCGCCACCTGGTAGACATAGCCGGAACCGGTCTGGATCAGGCTGACCTTGATGCCCGGATTTTCCGTGGAATTGTTGACCATGCTGGCGAACGACTCCAGCGTGGTACCGGCCGGAACCTTGATGCTGTGGTCCTTGCCCGCGTAATTGAAGCGGAAGTACTGCACGTCGCCCGTGTCGTTGATGATATCGGTCTTGGAATCGAACACACAACCGGTATTGGCCCAGATGGCGTTGCTGGCCATCTGGCTGACCTTGATGGTGTGCTGCACATCCTGGGCCGAGGCATTGGCCACCGCGGTGATGATGTTTTCGTTGCTGCTGCTGACGTTCTTGGTGACGAAGTTGTTCTTGTCGCTCAGCGCGGAGAGCATGCTGCTGGCGGCCTGCACCTGCTCGATGATCTTGCCGAAGGCCTCATAGCGCAGGTTCCAGTCGCCTTTCCAGGCTTCAAGCCGGTTCAGCTGCGACGATTCGATCTTTTTGAGCTGCTCCAGCACCTTGTCGAAGTTGGTGTCGTTGCCGCTCAGACCGGAAATGGCGTTGGAGCCGGAAATGCTGATTGCCATATGCGCCTCGCACTGCGAAAGATCTCTGCCGCGCCTTAGGCGCGGGCCCGCCACCAAAAAACAGCGGTGCGCACAAACTCATGCAAAATGCGTGCAAAGAATTTTTTGCCGGGTGCGGACAGGCGCGCCGCCGCGCCCCCGGACACCGGGATCTTCCGTTCTCCTTTTCTAACGGCCGGAACGCAAAAAAGTTTAGAACGGGAACGCCGAGCGCCGCGCGGCTGCCGGAAACAGCGGCCGCGCGGCGCTCGAAAACAGCACGCGGGAAAAGGCCAAAGACCGCGTTACCCGGCCATGAACGCCCCCCAGCGCGCCAGCAAGGCTCGCAGGGCATTGCCGCGATGGCTGCGGGCGTTTTTTTCCTCTCGGGAAAGCTGGGCCGCGGTTTTGTTGATCAGGGGATCAAAAAAAATCGGATCATAGCCGAAGCCGTTCTCTCCGCGCGGCGCGGCCAGCAGGCGCCCTTCCCAGGTGCCGCGCACCACCATCTCCCCGCCGTCGGGCTTCACGGCGGCCATGCAGCTCACAAAGCAGCAGGCCCGGCGTCCCTCGGACACGGCGGCCAGCTCGTGCAGCAGCTTGCGGATATTGCGCTGGTCCCGGCTTTCGCCGGGCAGGCTTTGCCAGTCGTCGGAATAGCGGGCCGAATAGACTCCGGGCCTGCCGCCCAGGGCCTCCACCATCAAACCCGAATCGTCGGCCACGCTGATCAGGCCGGTGATCCCGGCCACGGCGCGGGCCTTGATCAGGGCGTTTTCCTCAAAGGTCGTGCCGGTCTCCTCAATGTCCTCAATCTGGGGGAAGGCCTCCAGCCCGATGACTTCCACGCCGAAATCGGCCAGGGGCCCGGCCAGTTCGCGCACCTTGCCCGCGTTATGGGTCGCCAGGACGACGCGCTGTTTTTCTTCCGCCATATGTCAGCTCCTTTGGAACGCGTTACGCTTGCTTGCGATGATGAGGAATAACCAGCGTGGCGACCAGGATGCCGCCGATAACCAGCACGCCGCCCGCCACCTGGGCCGGGGCGATGCTTTCGCCCAGCACCAGCACCGAGGCCACGGCCGCGAAGACCGGCAGGCTGTAATACACAATGCCCGCGCGCACCGGGCCGATTCTGTCCACGGCCAGGGTCCAGAACCAGAACGAGAAAAAGGAACAGCCCACCCCGGCATACAGGATGCCCGTGACCAGGGCCGGGGAAATCTCGGGCCGGGGCAACAGGCAGGCCTCGGCCACGGTAAAGGGCAGGGAATAGAGCAGGCCCAGGCCAAAGGTCGCCACATTAAAGCCCAGGGGCGACACCTCGCCGGAGCGCTGGCGCATGAACAGCGAGTAGAGACCGAAGCAGAGCGCGCCGCCCAGGGCCCAGAAGTCGCCGCTGTTGATGCGCAGCCCGGCCAGGCGTTGCCAGTCGCCCCGGCTGACCAGAATGATCACGCCCGCCAGCACAACCAGCATCCCGGCCAGGCGGCGCGGGGTGATGGGCTCGCCGTAGATGATACGCGAAAAAAGCAGGATCACGATAGGCGCGGTGGGCACCAGCAGGGCCATGTTCAGGCTTTCCGTGGTCTGCCCGGCCTTGTAGATCAGGGTGTTCATCAGGGTGACGCCCAGCACGGCCATGAGCGAGAGATACAGCCAGTGCCTGCGGATGCCGGGCCAGTCCCGCTTCAGGTGCCGCCAGGCAAAAGGCAAAAGCACCGCAAGAGCCACCAGCCAGCGCCAGAAATTGCACTGCCACGGGGGTATCAGGGTTGCCAGAGCCCTGGCGACCACAAAATTGCCGGACCAGATGATGGTGGCAAGCAGGGCGCTGCCGTAGCCCAAAGCGGTTTGCTGCATAGTCGTCCTTTGCCGGACGGCGGCCGGGGGAATGAAAGGGAACAAGCCGCCGCGCGGTCAGGCAGCATAGCCGATTCCCGGGGCAAAGGCAAAAACGGGCCACAGCCGAAGCGGAGCACAGCCGCCATCGACCGACGGTGCTCCGCTTCCCGCTTTGCGCCATATGCCGCCCTTATGCCCGCGTTACGCTCCTGGAACCGCCCCGGAGCAGAAACGTCCCAAGGGCCAGACAGCAACAGAGCCCGAGCACCACAAGCAGCGCGTTGCCCAGCCCGACCCTGTGCGCAAGCCAGCCCAGGGTGGGCGGAAAGAACAGCAGGCCGCCGTAGGCCAGCACGGAGACGGCCGCGCTGGCCTCGCCGGGAGTGACGCCGGGATATTCCCCGGCGCGGCTGAACAGAATGGGAACAATGGGAGAAAGCCCTGCGCCCATGCAGGCATAGCCCAGAAGGCAGACGCCCGCCCTGGGAGAAAACAGGGCCAGGGCCATGCCGCAGGCCGCGAGCAATGCCCCGCCGCAGGTCAGGGGAAAATCCCCGGCCCAGCTCCGCAGCCGGTCGGTGAAAACGCGGCAGAGCACCGTGGTTCCGGCAAAGGCGCCGTAGACCAGGGCGGCGGTCTGTTCATCGGCCCCTTTCACGCTGAAGAGCAGCAGACTGCCCCATTCCGCCACCGAGCCTTCGGCCGCGTAGGTGCACATGGCAAGCAGACCGCAGCCGATGACGAAAAGCGGCAGGGCGCGAAAGGTTCTTTTCCGCGCCGTTTGTTCCGTCGCGCCGTCCGGCTGGAGGCGGGGCACGGCCAGCGGCCGGAAGCAGGCATAGCCCCCGAGCACGCCGATAAAATTGACAAGCGGGCTGAAGCCCAGAGCGGCGAACAGCGCCCCCATCAGCGAGCCCATGACGCCGCCGAGGCTGTAGGAGGCGTGCATGAGCGCCATGCACGGGGCATGGTAACGCCGTTCAATCTGTATCCCCTGCGTGTTCATGGCGACATCGGCCAAACCCGTGCCGCAACCGACCAGTACGCAGGCCAAGGCGAGCAACAGCGGCGTGGAGGCCAGCCCGCAGAACGGGAGGGAAAAAAGCAGCACAAGGGTGCCGAGACGGAGAACCGCGCGGCTGCCCCAGCGCGCGATGAGCCAGGCGCTGCCGAAAAGCGCGACCAGCCCGGACACGCCGAGACAGAGCAGGATAAGGCCTATCTGGGCATCGTCCGCCCCGGTCTGCGCCTTGAGCGCGGGCAGGCGCGCTGTCAGCAGGCCGTAGGCAAGGCCGGGACAGATGAAGAAATACGCACAGGCCGCGCGGGCCGTGCTGAACTCGGACCATTTCATGACACGTCACTTCCTTAAAGCAGTTTGCCTTTCAAAGGAAAGCTGCTCTGAAATACCCGGAGGATGCGGCCCGGGCGCCCTCTGCGCGCGGACTTCCCTCTTGTAATGGATCACTATAAACTATGAGGTAAGGCAAGGGTCAAGGAGCATTGCATGAAAAATGAAAAATTTCTGAAAACCGGGGAATTCGCCCGCTTGTGCCATACAACCAAGGAAACGCTCTTCCACTACGACCGGGAAGGCATCCTCAAGCCCAGGCACGTCTCGGGCAACGGCTATCGCCGCTACGGCCTGGAGCAGTTTTTCGATTTCGACATGATATCCCTGCTTAAAGAGACCGGCAGCACGCTTGGGGAAATCCGGGCCTGTCGGGAAATGCGCGATCCCCGCGCCTATCTGCGCCTGCTCCGCGAGCGCGCCGGAATCCTCGAGAAAGAGCGGGCGCGTCTGGCCCGGCGCGAAGCCATGCTGCGCAGGCTCATCGCCCTGACCGAAGAGACCATTGGTGCGGACTTCGACAGGCTGCTGCTTGAGGAAAAGGAGGCGGAACGCATCATTGCCGTGCCCACGGACCCGGAAAAAATTCTCAGCGGCGCGGGCAGCGTCGAATGCTACTCCGCCTGCCTGGCGCATGATCTGGAGCGCGGCAACAGCACGGACGCCCCTCTCGGCATGATCATCCCGGCGGAACACGCCGGAAAAGGAGAATTCCGGCCCTGCTTTTTCTTTACCCGGGCGGAAGCGGGCGACGCGGGGGACGTGCGGGAAATTCCCGCCGGACGCTATGCGGCCTTTTTCCACAAGGGCGAGGTATCCAGCCAAGCCGCCGCTTTCGGGCGCATGGTCAGGGCTGTTGCCGACTCGGGGCTGCGCATGCGCGGCGACGCTTACGGTTATGATCTGATGAGCCACCTGCTGACCGGGTCGGGCGCGGTCTATGTGGCGAAATACATTGTCCGGCTGGAATGAAGCACTGCCGGGCCCGTATTGCCGGGCCGCCGGGGATGCTGTACACGGGCGGATGGGAGGAAGAGCCATGCCCCGAAACTTTTTTGTGGTCCTGCCCGTGGCGGAAGTGGCCCGCCGCCTGGCGGCCTTTGCCCCCCTGCCCTCCGAAACGGCGTCCCTGACCGACCCGCGCGGCCTGGAAGGCCGGGTGCTGGCGGCGGACGTCATTGCCGGGGACGACGTGCCCCTGACCAGCCGCTCCGGCATGGACGGCTATGCCGTGCAGGCGGCGGACGTTTTCGGCGCGTCCGAGGGCAATCCGGTCTATCTGGCCCTCACGGGCCGCATCGCCGTGGACCGCCCGGCCGACTTCAGTCTGGAGCCGGGCCGATGCGCGGCCATCGTCACCGGCGGCACGCTGCCGGACGGGGCCGACGCCGTGGTCATGATGGAGCACAGTGCCGAACTGGCCGACGGCCAAAATGGGGAGCCCCTGGTGGAAATCCGGCGGCCCGTGGCTCCGGGCATGCATGTGCTGCGGCGCGGCGACGACGCGCGTGAGGGCCGCCCGGCGCTCAGATCCGGCGTTCTGCTCCGCCCGCAGGAAATCGGCCTGCTGGCCGCCTGCGGCGCGCGGGGCGTGAGCGTGCGCGCCCGGCCCAGGGTGGGCATCCTTTCCACAGGCGACGAGGTCATTCCCGTCAGCGCCGATCCCCGGCCCGGCCAGGTGCGCGACGTGAACAGCCACGCCCTGGCGGCCATCTGCCGCGAAGCCGGGGCCGAGCCGCGCCTGCTGGGCATTGTGCCCGACGACCTGGAAGCCATTGCCGTTGCTCTGCGGGAACACCTGGCCGATGTGGACGTGCTGCTGCTCTCGGGCGGCAGTTCGGTGGGCGCGCGCGATTTTACCGTCGCGGCCCTGGAACGCCTGCCCGATGCGGAAATTTTCTGCCACGGCGTGGCCCTTTCGCCGGGCAAGCCGCTGATTCTGGCCCGCGTGGGGCAAAAATGCGTCTGGGGCCTGCCTGGCCAGGTGGCTTCGGCCCAGGTGGTCATGTTTGTGCTGGGCACGCCCTTTCTGCGCCATCTGGCGGGGCGGTCCGATGCCTTTGACCAGAACCTCTGGCCCGCGCGCCGGGCCGTGCTGTCGCGCAACATGGCCTCCAAGCAGGGACGCGAGGACTATCTGCGGGTACGCCTGGAAGCTCCGGCCGACCCGGAGCCCACCGGCGGCCTGCCCCTTGCCGTGCCCGTGCCCGGCCTGTCCGGCCTGCTGCGCACCCTGCTGGACGCCCAAGGCCTGGTACGCATTGACGCCGACCTGGAAGGGTTGGAACAGGGCAGCGTGGTGGACGTATTGTTGCTGTAGGCCGCTCGCGGCAAATGTTAACAGCTCCTTTTGGGGCCTGACGCCCGCCACGCCGCCCTCACCATGCTTTTCTTTTGCGCCCCAAGCGCGTATAATGCGCGCTTCATCCGCAAGAGAGTGAGGAAATCCGTATGAAAATTACAGATATATTCGATATTCCCGCGCCGGAAAAACGCATCCCCGTGCCCTACGTCATCGCCGAGGCGGGCGTGAACCATGAGGGCAGCATGGACATCGCCCGCCGCCTCATCGACGAAGCCGCCGAGGG is a genomic window containing:
- the glp gene encoding gephyrin-like molybdotransferase Glp, encoding MPRNFFVVLPVAEVARRLAAFAPLPSETASLTDPRGLEGRVLAADVIAGDDVPLTSRSGMDGYAVQAADVFGASEGNPVYLALTGRIAVDRPADFSLEPGRCAAIVTGGTLPDGADAVVMMEHSAELADGQNGEPLVEIRRPVAPGMHVLRRGDDAREGRPALRSGVLLRPQEIGLLAACGARGVSVRARPRVGILSTGDEVIPVSADPRPGQVRDVNSHALAAICREAGAEPRLLGIVPDDLEAIAVALREHLADVDVLLLSGGSSVGARDFTVAALERLPDAEIFCHGVALSPGKPLILARVGQKCVWGLPGQVASAQVVMFVLGTPFLRHLAGRSDAFDQNLWPARRAVLSRNMASKQGREDYLRVRLEAPADPEPTGGLPLAVPVPGLSGLLRTLLDAQGLVRIDADLEGLEQGSVVDVLLL
- the rdgB gene encoding RdgB/HAM1 family non-canonical purine NTP pyrophosphatase, yielding MAEEKQRVVLATHNAGKVRELAGPLADFGVEVIGLEAFPQIEDIEETGTTFEENALIKARAVAGITGLISVADDSGLMVEALGGRPGVYSARYSDDWQSLPGESRDQRNIRKLLHELAAVSEGRRACCFVSCMAAVKPDGGEMVVRGTWEGRLLAAPRGENGFGYDPIFFDPLINKTAAQLSREEKNARSHRGNALRALLARWGAFMAG
- the fliD gene encoding flagellar filament capping protein FliD — translated: MAISISGSNAISGLSGNDTNFDKVLEQLKKIESSQLNRLEAWKGDWNLRYEAFGKIIEQVQAASSMLSALSDKNNFVTKNVSSSNENIITAVANASAQDVQHTIKVSQMASNAIWANTGCVFDSKTDIINDTGDVQYFRFNYAGKDHSIKVPAGTTLESFASMVNNSTENPGIKVSLIQTGSGYVYQVAGKDTGADNNLIIYNNNLKGMGASGTNSTWLTNGSLDTSQSLTNPTEYTYDLVLRNGAKKSVTVKGNSTADQLVTALNAAAGGINARLDADGNLLMDGVKSFSRRKSSDEAYTPPSTWVGVGSGSLNDDKLNAAGGMAEGKGDNDLLTFTMTMEDGSTREFKIKAGASKRELLVQMAQATQSGDSVDIGLNSAGSWGVNLSGVTNVACADLTDASKLQSNHTPAKGVRDELGGTLDSASATLTFAAGKLGKRIDGKDDETPPPPGSELVFTITKKDGSVVYVDQLTSGMTNQQLLDAINAAYPGTLTTDADGNRVLKLDDVKDFKLTTGASGTAGFTTTFEASTKVPKTNTAGNSLFYTDGTGTYLEEPPDLVYTVTTNNGETGTLTLTSPQTMKDVLTKLKDGTGIVWKDKDGNSMASAPADWGVAYTDADGKELTPDEIAAGKPVYLQLKNVQNLEGPALQGQVATSDNWTIQRSANARYTVDNWPMEMESASNSVSDVIEGVVFSIQNTGDAHISISTDITSVEQSIQNFLDAVNSVLLTVRDYTSYDEDKEVTSNDPDDIEKDNYSPSGLTNQKGGLLQGNYGVQLFKSRFSSVLSSSPPGFKSRQSADDILSGDVLASLANLGIKTDTDESSETYGLLVIAPKSGIAELQTLDKESYNDMITNNLEAVVDFFCASGTGSSTSADFRYGSHVEGITKAGNYEVKYHVETGSDGKPQITNVTIGGVEATRDESMPGNYFSVARGDARGLSIQIDDLSLGDHPQAGEEPMYVRIKQGLTQTVNSFFKDELNFTAANITSNMTQSEIDDVIALKSKNGALMSLRDNYKSIMENIDKKIEREQYRLETWEARQKTIFANLETLLKNYSEQQKTLESQLKQLSGND
- a CDS encoding MFS transporter, with product MKWSEFSTARAACAYFFICPGLAYGLLTARLPALKAQTGADDAQIGLILLCLGVSGLVALFGSAWLIARWGSRAVLRLGTLVLLFSLPFCGLASTPLLLALACVLVGCGTGLADVAMNTQGIQIERRYHAPCMALMHASYSLGGVMGSLMGALFAALGFSPLVNFIGVLGGYACFRPLAVPRLQPDGATEQTARKRTFRALPLFVIGCGLLAMCTYAAEGSVAEWGSLLLFSVKGADEQTAALVYGAFAGTTVLCRVFTDRLRSWAGDFPLTCGGALLAACGMALALFSPRAGVCLLGYACMGAGLSPIVPILFSRAGEYPGVTPGEASAAVSVLAYGGLLFFPPTLGWLAHRVGLGNALLVVLGLCCCLALGTFLLRGGSRSVTRA
- a CDS encoding DMT family transporter, which codes for MQQTALGYGSALLATIIWSGNFVVARALATLIPPWQCNFWRWLVALAVLLPFAWRHLKRDWPGIRRHWLYLSLMAVLGVTLMNTLIYKAGQTTESLNMALLVPTAPIVILLFSRIIYGEPITPRRLAGMLVVLAGVIILVSRGDWQRLAGLRINSGDFWALGGALCFGLYSLFMRQRSGEVSPLGFNVATFGLGLLYSLPFTVAEACLLPRPEISPALVTGILYAGVGCSFFSFWFWTLAVDRIGPVRAGIVYYSLPVFAAVASVLVLGESIAPAQVAGGVLVIGGILVATLVIPHHRKQA
- a CDS encoding MerR family transcriptional regulator yields the protein MKNEKFLKTGEFARLCHTTKETLFHYDREGILKPRHVSGNGYRRYGLEQFFDFDMISLLKETGSTLGEIRACREMRDPRAYLRLLRERAGILEKERARLARREAMLRRLIALTEETIGADFDRLLLEEKEAERIIAVPTDPEKILSGAGSVECYSACLAHDLERGNSTDAPLGMIIPAEHAGKGEFRPCFFFTRAEAGDAGDVREIPAGRYAAFFHKGEVSSQAAAFGRMVRAVADSGLRMRGDAYGYDLMSHLLTGSGAVYVAKYIVRLE